One Pseudomonadota bacterium DNA segment encodes these proteins:
- a CDS encoding tetratricopeptide repeat protein, whose protein sequence is MARKKIKEEIKKPDILIKTIESTVKFIRANLKLCIVGVAIFCIVSLSVYGYRLHDQKKNERAQLILFQGIRSFEEYSLNGREDDLKKAEDIFQKIANEKQGKTYKIAKLYLGKIYYIKGKNEEAKKIYREILNDSSEIVLKTLSEKALQHIDK, encoded by the coding sequence ATGGCAAGAAAGAAAATAAAGGAAGAGATAAAAAAACCTGATATATTAATCAAAACAATAGAATCTACCGTTAAATTCATCCGAGCAAACCTCAAACTGTGTATTGTCGGGGTTGCGATTTTCTGTATTGTCAGCCTTTCTGTGTATGGTTACAGGTTGCATGACCAAAAGAAAAATGAAAGGGCACAGCTCATACTTTTTCAAGGGATAAGAAGCTTTGAAGAATACAGCCTGAATGGAAGGGAAGATGATTTGAAAAAAGCAGAAGACATATTTCAAAAGATTGCAAATGAAAAACAAGGAAAAACTTATAAGATAGCTAAACTCTATCTCGGTAAGATATACTATATAAAAGGAAAAAATGAAGAGGCAAAGAAAATATACAGAGAAATATTGAACGATTCCTCTGAAATTGTTCTTAAAACACTTTCAGAAAAGGCTCTCCAGCATATAGATAAATAA